From the Acidobacteriota bacterium genome, one window contains:
- a CDS encoding DUF5995 family protein, with the protein MQDGATGQILGKLDQVVQEALRKNDRIGYFAAFNHRLVREVEIAIERGYFVDAERTAALLKALSCRYLDALGSYRQENGLARCWRSAFQATRSKRFIILQHLLLALNAHVNLDLGIAVNRVAPTPARLKEIEEDYRRLRRILQEMVAQVQRRIVVISPWIGLLDRLGQRRKERFILFSTRAAGRAAWKVAKDLSTLNSQQQRELLRSLDGVVLASQRRLEGRKLHVRCALWLIRRKESRDVRANIRFLLEGFGTEPGDAVQSLLSRPGSR; encoded by the coding sequence GTGCAAGACGGGGCCACAGGGCAGATTTTGGGCAAGCTCGACCAAGTTGTGCAGGAAGCGCTGCGTAAAAATGACCGCATCGGTTACTTCGCCGCTTTTAACCACCGGCTGGTGCGCGAGGTCGAGATCGCTATCGAGCGCGGCTATTTTGTCGACGCCGAGCGGACGGCCGCTCTGCTCAAGGCTCTCAGTTGCCGCTATCTGGACGCCCTCGGGTCTTACCGCCAGGAGAACGGATTGGCCCGTTGCTGGCGGTCGGCTTTCCAGGCGACCCGAAGCAAGCGCTTCATCATTCTCCAACATCTGCTGCTGGCTCTCAACGCCCACGTCAACCTCGACCTGGGCATCGCCGTCAACCGGGTGGCCCCCACCCCGGCCCGCCTCAAGGAAATCGAAGAGGACTACCGGCGCCTGCGCCGCATCCTGCAGGAGATGGTGGCACAGGTGCAGCGGCGCATCGTGGTGATCTCTCCCTGGATCGGACTGCTGGACCGCCTGGGGCAGCGGCGCAAGGAGCGCTTCATCCTGTTCAGCACGCGCGCCGCCGGGCGAGCCGCCTGGAAGGTGGCCAAGGATCTCTCTACCCTCAACAGCCAACAGCAGCGCGAGTTGCTGCGCTCGCTGGACGGAGTGGTGCTGGCCTCCCAGCGCCGTCTGGAAGGCCGCAAGCTTCACGTCCGCTGCGCCCTCTGGCTGATCCGGCGCAAAGAGAGCCGTGACGTGCGGGCCAACATCCGCTTCCTCCTGGAGGGATTCGGCACCGAGCCCGGCGATGCCGTCCAATCTCTGCTCTCCCGTCCCGGCTCCCGCTGA
- a CDS encoding DNA topoisomerase IV subunit B, whose translation MASNLSAVAEYTEEHIRSLDWKEHIRTRPGMYIGRLGDGTQFDDGIYVLLKEVLDNSVDEFLMGAGKRIEIHVEDDWAAVRDYGRGIPHGKVVECVAKINTGAKYDKGAFYRTVGLNGVGTKAVNALSASFLVESIRDGKLKRAEFRRGDLVKEYRPEPSKERQGTRIRFVPDASVFKGYKFDPQLVEERLWTYAYLNQGLKLDFNGQVISSDKGLRDLLQNEVKEGALYPVIHVKDEEIEYALTHTENYGESYQSFVNGQYTSDGGTHQSAFREGILKAVKEFFNKDLEAADVRGGVAGAVLVRIHEPVFESQTKTKLGSTTVTPEGPTVRAWLVEFVRSTLVNQLHKQPETAKKLWAKIQRNEKERRDLAGIKKLAKERQKKANVHNKKLRDCKQHFNDPKSKLGELSQLFITEGDSASGSINKARNPEFQAVFSLKGKPLNCFGMSKKVVYQNEELNLLQHALGIEDDLEDLRYNYVIIATDADVDGMHIRLLLLTFFLQFFPELVRKGHVYVLQTPLFRVRNKKETIYCYSEEEKSQALDKLRGKPEITRFKGLGEISPQEFTLFLRQELRLDRVKLPQDMPSIKEHLRYYMGKNTPQRKEFIMENLVTEPVDLVGAEGS comes from the coding sequence GTGGCTAGCAATCTCAGCGCGGTAGCTGAATACACCGAGGAACACATACGCTCGCTGGACTGGAAGGAGCACATCCGCACCCGTCCGGGCATGTACATCGGACGCCTGGGAGACGGCACCCAGTTCGACGACGGAATCTACGTTCTGCTCAAAGAGGTGCTCGACAACAGCGTCGACGAGTTCCTCATGGGAGCGGGCAAGAGAATCGAGATCCACGTGGAGGACGACTGGGCCGCGGTGCGCGACTACGGGCGGGGAATTCCCCACGGCAAGGTGGTGGAATGCGTGGCCAAGATCAACACCGGAGCCAAGTACGACAAGGGCGCCTTCTACCGCACGGTGGGGCTTAACGGCGTGGGCACCAAGGCCGTCAACGCGCTTTCGGCTTCCTTCCTGGTGGAATCGATCCGCGACGGCAAGCTCAAGCGGGCCGAATTCCGCCGGGGCGACCTGGTCAAGGAGTACCGTCCCGAGCCCAGCAAAGAGCGCCAGGGGACGCGCATCCGCTTCGTTCCCGACGCCTCGGTTTTCAAGGGATACAAGTTCGATCCCCAACTGGTTGAAGAGCGCCTCTGGACCTACGCCTACCTCAACCAGGGACTCAAGCTCGACTTCAACGGCCAAGTCATCTCCAGCGACAAGGGGCTCCGCGACCTGCTCCAGAACGAGGTCAAAGAGGGGGCTCTCTATCCCGTCATCCACGTCAAGGACGAGGAAATCGAGTACGCCCTGACCCACACCGAGAACTACGGCGAGTCCTACCAGTCTTTCGTCAACGGCCAGTACACCAGCGACGGCGGCACCCATCAGTCGGCCTTCCGCGAAGGCATCCTCAAGGCCGTCAAGGAGTTCTTCAACAAAGACCTGGAGGCCGCCGACGTACGGGGAGGCGTGGCCGGAGCGGTCCTGGTGCGCATCCACGAGCCGGTCTTCGAGTCCCAGACCAAGACCAAGCTGGGCAGCACCACGGTCACTCCCGAGGGCCCCACAGTGCGGGCGTGGCTGGTGGAATTCGTGCGCAGCACCCTGGTCAATCAACTCCACAAGCAGCCCGAGACGGCCAAAAAGCTATGGGCCAAGATTCAGCGCAACGAGAAAGAGCGCCGCGACCTGGCGGGCATCAAGAAGCTGGCCAAGGAGCGCCAGAAGAAAGCCAACGTCCACAACAAGAAACTGCGCGACTGCAAGCAGCACTTCAATGATCCCAAGAGCAAGCTGGGAGAACTCTCCCAGTTGTTCATCACCGAAGGCGACAGCGCCTCGGGCAGCATCAACAAGGCCCGCAACCCGGAATTCCAAGCCGTCTTCTCCCTTAAGGGCAAGCCCCTCAATTGCTTCGGGATGTCGAAGAAGGTGGTTTACCAAAACGAAGAACTGAACCTGCTGCAGCACGCCCTGGGCATCGAGGACGACCTGGAGGATCTGCGCTACAACTACGTCATCATCGCCACTGACGCCGACGTGGACGGCATGCATATCCGCCTCCTGCTGCTCACCTTCTTCCTGCAGTTCTTCCCCGAGTTGGTGCGCAAGGGGCATGTTTACGTGCTGCAGACGCCCCTTTTCAGGGTGCGCAACAAGAAAGAGACCATCTACTGTTACAGCGAGGAAGAGAAGTCGCAGGCCCTCGACAAGCTGCGGGGCAAGCCCGAGATCACCCGCTTCAAGGGATTGGGCGAGATTTCGCCCCAGGAATTCACTCTCTTCCTCCGTCAGGAACTGCGCCTCGACCGAGTCAAGCTGCCCCAGGACATGCCCTCCATCAAGGAGCATCTGCGCTATTACATGGGTAAGAACACGCCTCAGCGCAAGGAATTCATCATGGAAAACCTGGTGACCGAGCCGGTTGACCTGGTGGGAGCCGAGGGCTCCTGA
- the nfi gene encoding deoxyribonuclease V (cleaves DNA at apurinic or apyrimidinic sites), translating to MRLRLQAPPSTCYPSGMHHDLHRWDLTPKEAVQLQRELCRRVRTDLQVGNPRRVAGVDVSYDKESGESFATVVVLSFPQLQVVEEQISSLPTPFPYLPGLLSFREIPAILPAFAKLQGRPDLVFVDGHGQAHPRRMGIATHLGLWLEMPTIGIGKSRLCGEHSVPAAQRGSIAPLLDKGEEIALVLRSRDNVKPIYVSSGYGLPLAECLRWTLQSLTRYRLPEPIRQADRYAALAKKAGFS from the coding sequence GTGAGACTGAGGTTGCAGGCCCCGCCCTCGACCTGCTACCCATCTGGCATGCACCATGACCTGCATCGCTGGGACCTGACGCCCAAAGAAGCCGTGCAACTGCAGAGGGAACTGTGCCGCAGGGTGCGCACCGACTTGCAGGTGGGGAATCCGCGGCGGGTGGCGGGAGTGGACGTCAGCTATGACAAGGAGAGCGGCGAGTCCTTCGCCACGGTGGTCGTTCTGAGCTTTCCCCAATTACAGGTGGTGGAGGAGCAGATCTCGAGCCTGCCGACTCCCTTTCCCTACCTGCCGGGGCTGCTCAGCTTCCGCGAGATTCCCGCCATCCTGCCCGCCTTCGCGAAGCTGCAGGGCCGGCCCGATCTGGTCTTCGTGGACGGCCACGGCCAGGCCCATCCCCGCCGCATGGGCATCGCCACCCACCTGGGCCTGTGGTTGGAAATGCCCACCATCGGCATCGGCAAGTCCCGCCTCTGCGGAGAGCATTCCGTCCCCGCTGCTCAAAGGGGTTCCATCGCGCCTCTCCTCGACAAGGGCGAAGAGATCGCGCTGGTGCTGCGCAGCCGCGACAATGTCAAGCCCATCTACGTTTCCTCAGGATACGGCCTGCCGCTGGCTGAATGCCTGCGCTGGACCCTGCAATCGCTGACCCGCTACCGCCTGCCCGAACCTATCCGCCAGGCCGACCGCTACGCCGCCCTGGCCAAGAAAGCCGGGTTCAGCTAG
- a CDS encoding sulfotransferase family protein, translating into MRYTVEKPLRLCLWSGPRNVSTALMYAFAQRDDTRVFDEPLYAHYLAVTGVDHPGREAVLADQDRDGNKVVRQVVMGRHNKPVLFFKMMAHHLIQLDRTFLASTANVFLIRDPREMLPSLAQQVEHPKLGDTGLAMQSKLIGQLHRLGEDPPVLDAKELLIDPQGVLRTLCERLEIDFQPAMLEWSSGGRPEDGIWAPHWYHNVHRSEGFKPYQGKDDPFPRDLLSVLEDCRPHYDYMRQWIIRAQR; encoded by the coding sequence GTGCGATACACCGTTGAAAAGCCCTTGCGGCTGTGCCTTTGGTCGGGTCCCCGAAACGTCTCGACCGCCCTCATGTACGCCTTCGCCCAACGCGACGATACCCGTGTCTTCGACGAACCCCTTTATGCCCACTACCTGGCAGTGACCGGCGTCGACCATCCCGGTCGCGAGGCTGTCCTGGCCGATCAGGACCGCGACGGCAACAAGGTCGTGCGCCAGGTGGTGATGGGACGCCACAACAAACCGGTGCTGTTCTTCAAGATGATGGCCCACCACCTGATTCAGCTTGACCGCACCTTCTTGGCCAGCACCGCCAATGTCTTCCTGATCCGCGATCCGCGCGAAATGCTCCCCTCGCTGGCCCAGCAGGTCGAGCATCCTAAACTGGGCGATACCGGATTAGCCATGCAGTCCAAACTGATCGGCCAGTTGCACCGGCTGGGCGAGGACCCGCCGGTATTGGACGCCAAAGAACTTCTCATCGATCCGCAAGGCGTGCTGCGCACGCTTTGCGAACGCCTGGAGATCGATTTTCAGCCCGCCATGCTGGAGTGGTCCAGCGGAGGACGTCCTGAAGACGGCATATGGGCTCCTCACTGGTACCACAACGTGCACCGTTCCGAGGGATTCAAGCCCTATCAGGGCAAAGACGACCCCTTTCCACGCGACCTGCTCTCCGTCCTGGAGGACTGCCGTCCTCATTACGATTACATGCGCCAGTGGATCATCCGCGCTCAGCGCTGA